The DNA sequence TGAAATACGATTATAGAAACTGACCTGCACCCCGGGTGGCTTAACATACATGATACCAGGTGGTGGCCCCAAGCTAGACAAATTAGGTGGCGGGACTGACATATTGGGAGTGATACTAGTCTGGGTTTGGCAACCACTCACAGgagcaatatttatattatgatctTGCTGTTCCTGATATTGTATCCGTTGATCCTCAATTTTCAGCTTTTCTAATATCTCTCCGAAATGTGATTTCTGATCAAATGTGAAGGCTGGATGGTGCAAGGCCATTGTGTACAACAGAAGTATTTCTTCGAGTAGATCGCCATATAAACCTTTCAACAGGCCACTCTGTTCTAAACTGACCATGGCATTGTATAATGTGGTAGCACAAGCAAAATTACACGATCGCAACAGTGAAACATATAAAGCCATTTTCCGTCGAGTACGCGAATCTGTGTCTGCTCCACCGATATCAGCAGCGAGATCTGTGGGATTGTTTGCTCTTAGTTCCGCACCACGCAACTCCTGAAAATCGCGCTTACCAAGCTCTTCAAGGTACGTGCCAATAAAGCGTAATTCAAATGGCAAGCACATATTTAGTAATGTACACATTGCATCTATACGTTTATAGCTTTCCAATTCTTTAAACCATGATACCACGTCCTCTTTGCAAACCATTTCCAGAACACATTGAAATTTTATGTAAAGAATTAACCGGTCCCCTGTGGCTGTAGTGCCTCCGTAGCTTATAATTTTTGGCACACACGTTTTTTGTGATGTGATGGTGGTAATCCAAAAAATTTCAAGTGTAACATTAGTAATCAAAACTGTAAGAAGCTTTTTATCACTATTTCCCTAGTACAGTATATTGGTTAAGCAACTACGAGCATTGCTAGTAGTTTTGTCTTTTCTATAATCTATGGGTCTGCCTTTAGTTGATACCATGTTGATACTTTGATAGACAAATATAAAGATGCTATAcacttttattacttatttcaaacaaataaatatattttaagcaactatttttttgtaacgatgCCTACATTCATTTTATACTTGTTGAttgaaaaagtagtataaaTACATTGTGTACATGTTATGagtacaaaattattactattgtcGTAAATTATTACTTCTTTAAATTATAAGCATTAAAGCGGTAGTTTAAGAGGTAATTGCAGGTTTCAATAAAATTAGTGAATAATTTTTACGAAGAAAGTTTATAGGAAAAATCGTCATAAGATTAATTCATTCGTCATTAATTATGGCATGACATCacttcaattaatttataatctgctaaaatttttatttttgaacgtGTCAAGTTACTCGGCATATTTTTGACATAACATGAATAAGAGAAATTGAAGCGTTGTTTTAACTAAAGGAAGTCTGTATTTTAAGAAGTTACAAGAAACAGTTGAAATTAAGTCCAATTATGGCTCCCGTAGAACAAGATGTCGAAATGAAGAACGTAGATAGCCCCGCTGCTACAAGCGATGTCGAaacaactgaagtaaaaaaagATGCAGACGTTCTTGCTGTGCAAGATTTAAGGGAACATGTCAGACAAATTGATAAAGCAGTATCGTCAAAAGAACCACGATTTGCAATGCGTGTTCTGAGGTCTCTTCCAAGTACTAGGAGGAAGTTAAATGGAAATGTACTTCGCGCTATTATAAACCAACTTTATCCTGCAAGTTCAGACAAAGAAACTTTAATCGGTTTCATTGAAAATCCTTTGCCTGGTGCTGTGGAGATTGAAGCCCCACGTTCTAGAAGTGCCCCTAAGACACCAGCTCCGGAAGTAGATGCTTATTTACATCTGTTAGTCTTACTTCGCTTATTGGATACCAATAAACTAGAGGATGCAGTTGAATGTTCTCAGcagttaatgaataaaataacagCTCAAAATCGAAGAACTCTAGATTTAATTGCTGCTAagtgttatttttatcattcaAGAGTTTTTGAGCTGACCAACAAGTTAGACCTTATCAGAGGATTGTTACATGCACGCTTACGTACATCAACATTACGCAGTGACTTTGAAGGCCAAGCTGTTCTGATCAATTGCCTCTTGCGTAATTACCTTCATTATGCACTATATGATCAAGCAGATAAATTGGTAAGTAAATCAGTTTTTCCAGAAAATGCCAGTAACAACGAATGGGCAAGATTTTTGTACTATCTTGGCAGAATTAAGGCTGCTAGATTAGAATACAGTGATGCTCATAAGCATTTAGTTCAAGCTCTACGTAAAGCTCCCCAAACTGCAGCGGTTGGATTCCGACAAACTGTGCAGAAATTAGCCATTGTAGTTGAGCTTTTGCTAGGTGATATACCTGAGCGTGCAATATTCCGCCAAGCTCAATTACGAAAAGCATTGGCTCCTTACTTCCAACTTACTCAAGCAGTGAGATTAGGAAATTTGCAAAGATTTGGAGAAgttttggaaaactttggacctcAATTCCGTAGCGATCATACTTTCACCTTGATTCTTCGTCTAAGACAAAATGTAATCAAAACAGCTATCCGTTCAATTGGATTGTCTTATTCAAGAATTTCTCCAAAGGATATAGCTAGAAAGCTAGGCTTAGATTCAGCAGAGGATGCTGAATTCATTGTGGCAAAAGCCATTCGTGATGGAGTTATTGAAGCTACACTTGACCCTGAAAAGGGATACATGAGTAACAAAGAAAGCTCAGACATTTACTGTACAAGAGAACCACAGCTGGCTTTCCATCAGCGTATATCATTCTGTCTGGAGTTACATAATCAAAGTGTAAAGGCTATGAGATACCCACCAAAGTCTTACGGAAAGGAGCTAGAAAGTGCAGAAGAGAGAAGGGAACGTGAACAGCAAGATTTGGAATTGGCGAAAGAAATGGCTGAAGAGGATGATGATGGTTTCCCTTAAAttgatgttttaaatatttttgtgtattacaTGTAGTCttcttcataataaaatatacaacatactaattaaattatttttaattacataaatattagcaATTGTATATCTCTTTAGATACCTAATTCTATTTAGATATCTTAAAGATAGCTCtcaaaaattacaatacaaatgtatttttctgaagttaattttatataataaatgttgatGTTCATtacagttaaattttaaaaataatttttaacacgtTAAACACcgcattaattttttagtttttctgtttgAGCCATGGGGGACACCGTGTAAACGACATGAAATTTTTCTGTTGGTGCTGCGGAGACACCACATGACCACGAGCGagagtcaacttaaaaaatatgacttagGAAATTTTTTCATATGgtgtaaggaaaaataaataagatctttaagaatatgtattgtggtgcaataaaaacttatcatataaattttgttaataaggACTTTTAAACTGGCCCATGGATGAAGCAAGTGAGGCTCAACTGGTGTCCCCCATGGCATTCAAcgtgttaagtttttttttttataatttttctaataaaaaatgagTAGCATTAACTTTACTttctaatttcaattttttgttttggttttacAATATGACCGCTATTTGTGAGTACATGTAAAAGCAtatattaaatagataattttgtcatatttttcatcccccctCCCCCTACCCTAGGTACGtctatcaatacatataataaaaatgtaactgatCGCTGTCAGtttacatggaagatatataagaaaaatattatgggGATCTTTATCATCGCAAATAGCACCTAAAATAATGACTGTTAGAAATTTTCtctgtctgtgcgtttgtgcacgctaatctcagaaacggcttatctggcttagatgtggttttcactaatatgttgtagtaagcttcacttaacatttagtgtttgtttcatgtcaataggttcataaataaaaatgttatgccaatttaaagaatcacgttgaacatgtaaatacccaaaacgcggacgaagtcgtaggcacagctagtgtagaagtcgcttctcgctgtctgtatgcttagatctttaaaactacgcaacagattttgatgcgattttctttagtaaatagagtgattccaggggaaggtttattgtataatatagtagaggaacactgatagtttttgcacatgcaaagccggggcgggttgctagtataaaataaataagtgctGTTAAATTCACTTTATTCTACAGACcgtgaaaaacatttttatggcTCATATAacctacatacaaacatttttcaatGTCGCGGAAATCAAATTAGCCACCGCTAGGGTAACGTCCTgttgctgtgaccgttacgccaacccCTCATCATTACGATGTGCcacatttgaataaataaattactattaactgaAAATCATATCGATGGCtcaaaacataaattaagaACGCGGAAGCGGTTCTTCAACAATCGCAGTAAATGCGAACTACTAGTAGAACCCCCCGTATGACGGTCGTATGCGGGTATGTCGACCGTCATTCGCACGCCTTACGATCTGACCGTGTGTTTCGAAGCTAACCTTGCTGCGTTCTGCCAACATCTTTCCGCAACAGCCGACGATAACGTATCCTCACAAACCTGCGCCCTTATGAGTTTTAAGGACAAgacattttaaacataattagaatACACAATTTATTGTTCAGTGTTCTGTAAATATGTATACCCGTCTGTGTTGGTACTATTTTGTTTTCTGTATTAGatgaaaatgaatttaaattatttatctatactggtggtaatattataaaactagtcttcggcctgtgtatttcaaagccagcagttgagtgattatcccgccatcgatcgtctttttaagttccaaggcggtagtggaaccgtgttatcccttagtcgcctcttacgacactcacgggaagagagtgggtggctatattcttactgccgtaaccacacagcacataataTTATCGACTTtcttaaatattacaacaaattactTAACCTAATGGACCGTAGTATTGACCGAAAGAAAAAGAAAGCTGGAGGAAAAAAACTCTCTGTACTCTTTTCCAAATTTAAGGTCGTTGTACAAAACAGGTAACCAAAATTCACAGTATGACCATGAAATGACCAGGACAAACACGAAACGACACGATATAAAGCTTGGTCAAGCCTAATTCACTCCCACGCTTTTTTAATCTCTAAATTGTTCATTGAAACCTTAATAAGCTTTTCTACACAATGTTCGCTTAGTGATTTTTTTGAAGTTCTGTAAAGACAGCACCTCACACTGTCAGCccaccttatggtaagcgattaccatacattatagacggctgcaacaccaggagcatcgcaagtgcgttgccgacccaacccccGATCCTCCCCAGGACCTCGGGCCACCTcgcaggaacacaaaactacttatgagtagtgttgtatttttgtaatcttCTGCATGGTTCAAGTAATTGCCCAGGCGagatgctccagattttgagcaggatatgtcctgctgtgccctgccaATGAAATCTGGTTATCTGATCTTtcatataagtataattttattcttatcaCTTATCTGCTGGTTATCACACCTTGCTGGTTTTTGTGGGTCacggttttatttagtttttttttccgaTATTTTCTGATCTAGTCTTTTtaccataataatttttaaccatAAAACCCAATGTGTTGTCCCGTTTCTATTTTAATCCGTTTcagatctttattatttattagaattaggTCACCCATAAATACCTACGAATGTATCCTAGCAACTAtctaatttgttattaaatcaattatttcaaacattgtttgaaaattaatatatcaaggttcataaataaacaataatcaaTGGAATTTACCGTTTCTAATATTGAGAAATTAGCGGAACTGCTTAGACCACCCGAACCAGATGTTTTGCAAGGCGATGATTTACATTTAACGGGTatgttcaaaacattttttttttatattcaggattaataaatttaaagtttgataCAATTATTACGAATATAAAGCAAACAGGCCgtcttttttttggtttttatcaTTTACTAGCTTTCCGTTCGCAGCTTCATCAATGTGGATTATACAATTTTGTCGCTTCCGTTCTAAACGGCGCATTAAGATAAAACATGCACCATCGTTCAAGTTAGAGAATTTCAAGCAGTAGTTTTTGCATGGTATGCGCACAAACATCTAGGTAGAcatacaaaaattctaaaaatgatatatatatattagcccCATTTTTCTCAAATATCTACCCGGCCTATTATAAACCAGTCGTAGTTTTATTCTAGgtacacaaaacaaaattattggtTAGGAACTGATTGGTGGACCAATAGGTGAATTTATTTGAGACGACAAAGGATCAGCTCTGAATCTGAGAGCGGAAGTTTCCTTTCTGTATACCTATAATATTTGCTTATGACTAAGATCCAAATCATTCAATGAATAATGACGTCAAACAGAATATGAAAATTAGAATTAATCAAAGTTTATTAAGCTATCAAAATCGATATGCTTATTTAGTAGAACCAACATCAACCGAATGGAATTATTCTTAACTTATAGTCGTGGctacctatatttttataccagaacgaatttttaaagtttatgttTTCTGTACCTAGGTATATACTAAATGAGACCTCTTATAGTACAACAATTagacagttttaatttttttttcatatcgaatccttaataatagttttacagAATGATGATGGTATAGTATCGTTtccttttgataatttataactCAAGCCGGTCTAGAAAATTACATTAGCTAGAACTAGAAtagtattttgaaaattataaaaagaaaagaaagaaaaggggattataattaggtatatatttttatatgtcactgATTGTATCTTCTAAATGGATGAActcattttgttaaattttttgtatatgtgaATGTAGACATCAGGAAATTTTCAGCTCAAAATCTGTAgtagcccgactagggtagtatcTCGATcacacagaagatcacagctaaataataatactgctttcaagcagtgctgtgttcctgttggtgagtaaagtaacCAGAGTCCCTCGAGGAgattggggataggatcgggcacgtgcttgcgatgcttctagttttgcaggcgtccacaagctgcggtaatcgcttacaatcaggtgagccgtacgcttgtttgtcaacttagttgtataaaaaagggcttccgaataatttttattgacaaTTAGCTTTGGTTAAGTGCTGTTCCTAATGGGCTTCTATTGCCTTTTTTCCGATAGGACCAATCTACAAGATAACAGTAATTTCAATTTCGACCTCATCAAGAAAACTTGGTCAATGTTaacgtatttttatatgtacgcTACATTTcgccgattataataaaaacatttataccTTTTCAATAATTTACTGCAGATTATGAAATAACGTCGTCAAGAGGAAACAAAAAACCTGAGACGTTAAAAGACCAAAAACTACCTAGGACTATAGAAGAATATGAGTTGCAACAAGCTGAAGAAGTGGAGCAGATGGGTAAAACTGGATTGGGAGCAGAAGATTGCAAAGCACCCGCTTTTACTATGAATTACCAACAGTCTGTCAGCGCAGAAGACGTGTTTCTGCAGgttgtatgttatatgatgGCTTGCTCTATCGGGTCAACACTTACAGCAATTGTGCTGttggtaacaaataaaaatttcaaatgctAGTTATATCGTTTcagctgtaatatcccactgctgggcataggcttctttccctatgtaggagaaggatcagagcttaatccaccacgatgctccactgcaaattggcgaatatattccctactatgagtacctaacgatcgctaccaggtgtacattataacaaccggaATCGACAGcgtaacgtgctctacgagtcacggtggggagacccacaaggactaacaatcagaccggaaataaatatttttataaacacaagTATCTACTCCGGGCGGGAATCGACCCGctaccgtcggtgtttaggcaccgcCGACACGGGACACGcactattacaccagagcggtcgtggTAGtcataaatattcaataatattgaAGGTGTAGTgtgtttttttaagttccatattaatacacatacataaaataccttatgttttttatttcatctcGGGTGAAACGTGGTATTTAAACACACAGACGAGAAacaagtatttgtacaaattcacATATCTACCGGGAGTCGATCTCGCAATTATACTTACTATACTGTACCGCTGTTATACCTATAGGCTACTCGAACCTCGACTGCACAGCTAGGAACAGCTGAATATTTAGTACTAAAACAAAACGGCTGTCCTATTCCGTATTAATGAATTTATTGGAACATGTTTACTTTTAACCACTTTAAACCAATttctttgttaaataattttgtcaGTAGATATAGATTAAAAGGTAGTTCACCAGATTTAGTTAAAAGTAACTTTTATTCATTACAGATGGGCCCCAAAACACCATCATCTGCTAGCTGtgaaaatttaattgtaaaaatagcaATGCCAGgtgataaaaaagaaaacatagaCTTATCTGTTGATACTAACAGCGTAACGATCCACTCCTCTCGGTACTATTTGAAACTTCCCTTACCCCATGAAATTAATCCTGACACGTCGAAAGCAAACTGGGACAGCGCCGAAGAATCATTAGTGTTGACTTTGAAACTAAATAGAGAATTTGATTTTATCAATTTCTGAagacaatatacatataataaataaaaagaccaatttttttttctatttctatgATACCTATAcctttttctaaataattacgTTTATTGGAGAAGTAGTTTGACCCAACTCGTAATAGTCTTGATTATTAAGAGTGATTACTCTTTGAGTCCAAGAAGGCGTCA is a window from the Melitaea cinxia chromosome 3, ilMelCinx1.1, whole genome shotgun sequence genome containing:
- the LOC123669470 gene encoding probable 26S proteasome non-ATPase regulatory subunit 3, translated to MAPVEQDVEMKNVDSPAATSDVETTEVKKDADVLAVQDLREHVRQIDKAVSSKEPRFAMRVLRSLPSTRRKLNGNVLRAIINQLYPASSDKETLIGFIENPLPGAVEIEAPRSRSAPKTPAPEVDAYLHLLVLLRLLDTNKLEDAVECSQQLMNKITAQNRRTLDLIAAKCYFYHSRVFELTNKLDLIRGLLHARLRTSTLRSDFEGQAVLINCLLRNYLHYALYDQADKLVSKSVFPENASNNEWARFLYYLGRIKAARLEYSDAHKHLVQALRKAPQTAAVGFRQTVQKLAIVVELLLGDIPERAIFRQAQLRKALAPYFQLTQAVRLGNLQRFGEVLENFGPQFRSDHTFTLILRLRQNVIKTAIRSIGLSYSRISPKDIARKLGLDSAEDAEFIVAKAIRDGVIEATLDPEKGYMSNKESSDIYCTREPQLAFHQRISFCLELHNQSVKAMRYPPKSYGKELESAEERREREQQDLELAKEMAEEDDDGFP
- the LOC123669472 gene encoding dynein axonemal assembly factor 6, with the protein product MEFTVSNIEKLAELLRPPEPDVLQGDDLHLTDYEITSSRGNKKPETLKDQKLPRTIEEYELQQAEEVEQMGKTGLGAEDCKAPAFTMNYQQSVSAEDVFLQMGPKTPSSASCENLIVKIAMPGDKKENIDLSVDTNSVTIHSSRYYLKLPLPHEINPDTSKANWDSAEESLVLTLKLNREFDFINF